A part of Pseudomonas sp. HR96 genomic DNA contains:
- a CDS encoding disulfide bond formation protein B: MRCRLSTNVTACIYRSGFAMLPARSRSLFFLAFLVSSGVFCATLYLQFSVALYPCSLYQVQRFFIAAFAMVCLVAAAHGAGRVGSRIYAALALCTALAGGLAAVRQLWLQGRSLAPDSLCRSDLQCLGSLEPVAGSLRSLWLGDAQCARVNWSLLDLTWPEWSLLVFVAMLLFCALQLIHRRRPRAVGL; encoded by the coding sequence ATGCGTTGCAGGCTTTCCACTAACGTTACCGCTTGTATCTACCGTTCTGGATTCGCCATGCTTCCGGCTCGTTCGCGCTCATTGTTTTTTCTGGCTTTTCTGGTATCCAGCGGGGTGTTTTGCGCGACCTTGTATCTACAGTTTTCCGTAGCCCTTTATCCCTGCTCCTTGTATCAAGTGCAGCGTTTTTTCATTGCAGCGTTTGCCATGGTTTGCCTGGTGGCAGCGGCCCATGGCGCAGGCCGGGTCGGCTCGCGCATCTATGCCGCGCTGGCGCTGTGTACGGCCCTGGCTGGCGGCCTCGCGGCAGTCCGACAGTTGTGGCTGCAGGGCCGCAGCCTGGCCCCGGATAGCCTGTGCCGCAGCGACCTGCAGTGCCTGGGGAGCTTGGAGCCGGTGGCCGGCAGCCTGCGCTCGCTGTGGCTCGGCGATGCCCAGTGCGCGCGGGTGAACTGGAGCCTGCTGGACCTCACCTGGCCGGAGTGGAGCCTGCTGGTGTTCGTGGCGATGTTGCTGTTCTGCGCCCTGCAACTGATCCACCGGCGCCGGCCTAGAGCCGTGGGCCTGTAA